One window from the genome of Spirosoma rhododendri encodes:
- the ahr gene encoding NADPH-dependent aldehyde reductase Ahr, with amino-acid sequence MSSVQAWAAHSAAGKLEQYTYDPGQLGPEDVDIAVEYCGVCHSDLSMLNNEWGISAYPLVPGHEAIGRVVAMGDIAAQKGLKIGQRVGVGWNVGSCLHCEPCLEGDQHQCTSVQPTIVGHHGAFASHVRSHWVWAVPIPDGVDASAAGPLLCGGITVFAPLLNQDILPTHKVAVFGIGGLGHMAVQFLNAWGCEVTAFTSSADKHAEAKELGADFVASSRDASDMKKLANSFDFILITVNVSLDWNDIIGMLKPGGKLHFVGAVLEPVPVHVMMLVLGKKSISGSPTGSRSQIDRMLQFAAHHQISPVVEHFPMSQVNEAMEHLRSGKAHYRIVLDAE; translated from the coding sequence ATGAGTTCAGTACAGGCATGGGCCGCGCATTCGGCGGCCGGAAAACTGGAACAGTACACCTACGACCCCGGTCAGCTGGGCCCGGAAGATGTCGACATTGCGGTGGAGTATTGTGGCGTTTGCCACTCCGATTTGTCGATGCTCAACAATGAATGGGGTATTTCGGCGTATCCGCTGGTACCGGGCCACGAAGCCATCGGCCGGGTGGTAGCCATGGGCGACATTGCCGCTCAGAAAGGGCTGAAAATCGGTCAGCGCGTGGGTGTTGGCTGGAACGTGGGCAGCTGCCTGCACTGCGAACCCTGCCTGGAAGGCGATCAGCATCAGTGTACGTCGGTTCAGCCGACGATCGTAGGTCACCACGGCGCGTTTGCGTCGCACGTGCGTAGCCACTGGGTTTGGGCTGTACCTATCCCCGACGGCGTCGATGCCTCGGCGGCCGGGCCGCTGCTGTGCGGTGGTATCACCGTGTTTGCACCCCTGCTCAATCAGGACATTCTGCCCACCCACAAAGTTGCCGTGTTCGGCATTGGCGGACTGGGTCACATGGCCGTGCAGTTCCTCAACGCCTGGGGCTGCGAAGTGACGGCCTTCACGTCGAGCGCCGACAAGCACGCTGAAGCGAAAGAACTGGGTGCTGATTTCGTAGCGTCGAGCCGCGACGCCAGCGACATGAAGAAACTCGCCAACTCGTTCGACTTTATCCTGATTACGGTCAACGTTTCGCTCGACTGGAACGATATTATCGGGATGCTGAAACCGGGCGGTAAGCTGCACTTCGTTGGTGCCGTGCTGGAGCCGGTACCGGTACATGTGATGATGCTGGTGCTGGGCAAAAAATCCATTTCGGGTTCACCGACGGGTAGCCGCAGTCAGATCGACCGGATGCTTCAGTTTGCCGCTCACCATCAGATTTCGCCCGTTGTGGAGCACTTCCCAATGAGTCAGGTCAACGAAGCGATGGAGCACCTGCGTTCGGGTAAAGCCCACTACCGGATTGTGCTTGACGCAGAGTGA
- a CDS encoding ATP-binding cassette domain-containing protein yields the protein MIVLDDVAFGYSRKKPLYAGLNLTLRPGSVYGLLGPNGAGKSTLLRLLSGLLYPQRGQIRVGERVPGDRQPAFLEELFLVPEEFYLPPVRIRQFVESNARFYPGFSHEQMNHYLREFGLADTQKLNELSYGQKKKVLIGFGLATNTALLLMDEPTNGLDIPSKSQFRRLVAGAVDERRTVVISTHQVRDLEALIDPVIILAERDSRMTVALQASVEEITARLWFGMLPTLDTHRPILFSERAVGGYAVVAENPTGEPSRLDLERLFNAVQADPARIRTLFASSSTVAVL from the coding sequence ATGATTGTACTGGATGATGTCGCGTTTGGCTACAGCCGCAAAAAGCCGTTGTATGCCGGGCTGAACCTGACGCTAAGGCCGGGTTCGGTGTATGGGTTGCTGGGACCGAATGGGGCCGGAAAGTCGACGCTGCTGCGGCTGTTGTCGGGGCTGCTCTATCCACAGCGTGGCCAGATCAGGGTAGGGGAACGGGTGCCGGGCGACCGACAGCCTGCGTTCCTGGAAGAGCTGTTTCTGGTGCCGGAGGAGTTTTACCTGCCGCCCGTTCGCATTCGGCAGTTTGTCGAGAGCAACGCGCGCTTTTATCCGGGCTTCAGCCATGAGCAGATGAATCATTACCTGCGCGAGTTTGGTCTGGCCGATACGCAGAAACTGAACGAACTGTCGTACGGCCAGAAAAAGAAGGTGCTGATCGGCTTTGGGCTGGCTACCAATACGGCCCTGCTGCTCATGGACGAACCCACTAACGGACTCGATATTCCGTCGAAGAGTCAGTTTCGGCGGTTGGTGGCGGGGGCGGTCGATGAGCGCCGGACGGTCGTGATTTCGACCCATCAGGTGCGCGACCTCGAAGCCCTGATCGACCCGGTCATTATCCTGGCCGAGCGCGATAGTCGGATGACGGTGGCCCTGCAAGCCAGCGTCGAAGAGATTACGGCGCGGCTGTGGTTCGGTATGTTGCCGACGCTGGACACACATCGGCCCATCCTGTTTTCGGAGCGGGCTGTGGGCGGTTATGCCGTGGTGGCCGAGAACCCCACCGGCGAACCCAGCCGACTTGATCTGGAACGCCTGTTCAACGCCGTTCAGGCCGATCCTGCCCGTATCCGCACGTTGTTCGCATCATCTTCAACCGTTGCTGTTCTATGA
- a CDS encoding GntR family transcriptional regulator: MEFRDKQAIYLQIAEYVSEQVLLGRWNAGDRIPSVRELAAELEVNPNTVMRTYEFLSQQGVIANKRGIGYFPADDATDKIRSFRREQFLANDLPIFFKNLTLLGIDLREIEQRYEQFAAMQSTPQTPVQP, from the coding sequence ATGGAATTTCGTGATAAACAAGCCATTTACCTGCAAATCGCCGAGTACGTCAGCGAGCAGGTACTGCTGGGCCGCTGGAACGCGGGCGACCGCATACCGTCGGTGCGCGAACTGGCGGCCGAACTGGAAGTAAACCCAAACACTGTGATGCGGACCTACGAATTTTTGAGTCAACAGGGCGTGATCGCTAATAAGCGCGGCATTGGCTACTTCCCCGCCGACGACGCGACCGACAAAATCCGGTCGTTTCGGCGCGAGCAGTTTCTGGCGAACGACCTGCCTATTTTCTTTAAAAACCTGACACTGCTCGGTATCGACCTGCGCGAAATCGAACAGCGGTACGAACAGTTTGCTGCTATGCAATCAACTCCACAAACCCCCGTTCAGCCATGA
- a CDS encoding alpha/beta hydrolase: MLRTPSPSPGPSWQSKVLEKGFRLFQVPRLFLWLSKHGKNRIGDFKTAAKLGFVAEDIAGLRCYWLNESSRDRGVLIYLPGGGFVTGPTNLHWYHCLRVSRRLRYAVLVIPYPLAPEHPFPAAINSITAVIQALQQQDRLPDNWLISGDSAGGNLSLTTTLNLRTLGAPLPKKLVLLSPVANMNKIGWEGHPPDPMLSDAYRDYVDQSYVRQSDPANPLLSPLSADLSGLPPVLIQMGTHDILIHEVRKLVQRMQADGQSVRFEEYPAMIHVFMLFWWLPEAHQAIRDQVAFISRV, encoded by the coding sequence ATGCTAAGAACTCCCTCCCCATCGCCCGGCCCCAGCTGGCAGAGTAAAGTGCTCGAAAAGGGCTTCCGGCTGTTCCAAGTTCCCCGGTTGTTTCTCTGGCTTAGCAAGCATGGCAAAAACCGCATCGGCGATTTCAAAACGGCTGCGAAACTGGGCTTTGTGGCCGAAGACATCGCCGGTCTGCGCTGCTACTGGCTCAACGAATCCAGCCGCGACCGGGGGGTGCTGATCTACCTGCCGGGGGGCGGTTTCGTGACCGGCCCGACCAACCTTCACTGGTACCACTGCCTGCGTGTGAGCCGCCGACTGCGCTACGCCGTACTGGTCATCCCCTACCCGCTCGCACCCGAGCACCCGTTTCCAGCCGCGATCAACAGCATTACGGCCGTGATTCAGGCCTTGCAGCAACAGGACAGACTACCCGACAACTGGCTCATCAGTGGCGACAGTGCCGGGGGTAACCTGTCGCTGACGACGACGCTTAACCTGCGAACGCTGGGGGCACCGCTGCCGAAAAAGCTGGTACTGCTGTCGCCGGTGGCAAACATGAACAAAATTGGCTGGGAAGGCCACCCGCCCGACCCGATGCTCTCGGACGCCTACCGCGACTACGTCGATCAGTCGTACGTGCGACAGTCCGACCCGGCCAACCCGCTCCTGTCGCCCCTCTCCGCCGATCTGAGCGGTCTGCCGCCGGTACTGATTCAGATGGGTACGCACGACATTCTGATTCACGAAGTCCGCAAGCTGGTGCAGCGGATGCAGGCCGATGGACAGTCAGTTCGGTTTGAGGAGTATCCAGCGATGATCCACGTATTCATGCTGTTCTGGTGGCTCCCCGAAGCCCATCAGGCCATCCGCGATCAGGTGGCGTTTATTTCGCGGGTTTAA
- a CDS encoding M61 family metallopeptidase, translating into MMHFRSALLASGLLLTQLALAKPKTPLVYDINLNDRADDQFKVTLHVDGLTPDNAIYQFASTAPGTYQIMDIGRYVRSFKAFDAKGRELKTEAVSTNQWKLDQPQKVRTIQYSIAETWDTPVKEHHPYNMCGTSIEKDHALINGQGVFGYPTGMQDAPIEVKIARPAEWEVGTALDKTVSGTFLADNYDRIVDSPILLGKLTKASTTVAGAQVDMYTYSKTDQVTSQQLLDNMKSMLTAAGQFLKQLPVKRYTFLYHFEDQSWGAWEHSYSSEYVLKEAPYSQQLADEVTSIAAHEFFHVVTPLNIHSEIIQQFNFVTPTPSEHLWLYEGVTEWASKAMQLRGGLMDLPTYLGEMTQKIGQDKSYDSTYSLAKLGLTCYSDSGQRQYGNIYARGALTAGLLDIRLLELSGGKRGLREVINELATTYGPNRPFPEADFFTIFTQKTYPEIGDFFNRYVKAAEPLPYADYYGKLGVTFTPATPTGQKAAWLGMKPTYLDTDSKFVLTGISEPLLKAGLKENDEWTGFNGQPVKLETIAPVQKAVRQLKPGETYTVTVRRDGQDVNLTLPVQEREIVKRFAFTPDPQATPQQLQLRDAWMKNL; encoded by the coding sequence ATGATGCACTTTCGTTCTGCATTACTGGCGTCGGGTCTGTTGCTGACGCAACTGGCGCTGGCCAAACCCAAAACGCCCCTCGTTTACGACATCAACCTCAACGACCGCGCCGACGATCAGTTTAAGGTCACGCTGCACGTCGACGGCCTGACGCCTGATAACGCCATCTACCAGTTTGCGTCGACGGCCCCCGGTACGTATCAGATCATGGACATTGGCCGGTACGTTCGGTCGTTCAAGGCGTTCGACGCGAAAGGGCGCGAACTAAAAACCGAAGCTGTATCGACTAATCAGTGGAAACTCGATCAGCCGCAGAAAGTGCGCACGATTCAGTACAGCATCGCCGAAACCTGGGATACACCCGTCAAGGAGCACCATCCGTACAACATGTGCGGCACGTCGATCGAGAAAGACCACGCGCTCATCAACGGGCAGGGGGTGTTTGGCTACCCAACCGGTATGCAGGACGCACCCATCGAGGTGAAGATTGCCCGCCCGGCGGAGTGGGAGGTGGGTACCGCGCTGGACAAAACGGTGTCGGGCACGTTCCTGGCCGATAACTACGACCGTATCGTCGACTCGCCGATCCTGCTGGGTAAGCTGACCAAAGCCAGCACGACGGTGGCCGGGGCACAGGTCGATATGTACACCTACTCGAAAACCGATCAGGTAACCTCGCAGCAACTGCTCGATAATATGAAGTCGATGCTGACGGCTGCCGGGCAGTTTCTGAAGCAGTTGCCGGTGAAACGCTACACGTTCCTGTACCACTTCGAAGACCAGAGCTGGGGCGCGTGGGAGCATTCGTACAGCTCGGAGTACGTGCTGAAAGAAGCACCCTACTCGCAGCAGCTGGCCGATGAGGTGACGTCGATTGCGGCCCACGAGTTTTTCCACGTCGTGACGCCCCTCAACATCCACAGCGAGATTATTCAGCAGTTCAACTTCGTAACGCCCACGCCCTCGGAGCACCTGTGGCTGTATGAAGGCGTAACCGAATGGGCCAGCAAAGCCATGCAGCTACGCGGTGGCCTGATGGATTTACCAACCTACCTGGGCGAGATGACCCAGAAGATCGGGCAGGACAAAAGCTACGACAGCACGTACAGCCTTGCCAAACTCGGCCTGACCTGCTACTCAGATTCGGGGCAGCGGCAATACGGCAACATCTACGCCCGTGGTGCCCTGACGGCCGGATTACTCGACATTCGTCTGCTTGAACTGTCGGGTGGGAAGCGGGGTCTGCGCGAAGTGATTAACGAACTGGCGACGACCTACGGCCCGAACCGCCCATTTCCCGAAGCGGATTTCTTCACCATCTTCACCCAGAAAACGTACCCCGAAATCGGCGATTTCTTCAACCGCTACGTGAAAGCCGCCGAGCCGCTGCCCTACGCCGACTATTACGGCAAGCTGGGCGTTACGTTTACCCCCGCCACCCCAACGGGGCAGAAAGCGGCCTGGCTGGGTATGAAGCCGACCTACCTCGACACCGATTCAAAGTTTGTACTGACGGGCATCAGTGAGCCATTACTGAAAGCCGGGTTGAAGGAAAACGACGAGTGGACCGGCTTCAACGGACAACCCGTAAAACTGGAAACCATTGCGCCGGTGCAGAAAGCCGTACGGCAACTGAAGCCGGGCGAAACCTACACTGTCACCGTCCGGCGCGACGGGCAGGACGTAAACCTGACACTGCCCGTGCAGGAGCGCGAAATCGTCAAACGCTTCGCCTTCACCCCTGATCCGCAGGCCACCCCGCAGCAACTCCAGCTCCGCGACGCGTGGATGAAGAATCTGTAG